Proteins encoded within one genomic window of Bacillus sp. 1NLA3E:
- the pucL gene encoding factor-independent urate hydroxylase, with product MITVTELNQMSETEFVTKIGWVFENTPWVSEKAWEYIPFSSIESLHKIMTEIVKQAPKQQQLDLIRAHPDLGTRIKINPISQTEQNQVGLHQLTVTEFDRFVKINQRYLKKFGFPFILAVRGHNKTSIYSSMINRVNNPYQIEFETALTEINKITLFRLRDLLMNEGGGTGMESPASDRVMFYGKGDVFTYRTYASPLKDVKSIPESTVRGRENVIFGVNITVAIGGKQFLSSFSEGDNGLVVATDSMKNFIQRQLASYCGSTIDGFLNEVAQQFLQTYPQMETVKITGEEIPFLSTNCITKHQLQKSELVFKKSRNEKSFSTVEIIRSGDTIKRISHISGVRELQLIKISGNSFVGFVRDEYTSLPEDDNRPLFVHLNISWKYQQDHDIFGENPEKYVLAEQVTDIATAVFHDLDTKSIQQLIYQIGIRILDRFPQLSEVLFESQNRTWETVVDEIPHSKGKVYTEPRPPYGFQGFTVTKQDLEKEKLSSVQKESKR from the coding sequence ATGATCACCGTCACAGAATTGAATCAAATGAGTGAAACTGAATTTGTTACTAAAATAGGTTGGGTTTTTGAAAACACCCCGTGGGTATCAGAGAAAGCATGGGAATATATACCGTTTAGCTCAATCGAATCCCTTCATAAAATAATGACGGAAATAGTAAAACAAGCTCCAAAACAGCAGCAATTAGATTTAATTCGCGCTCATCCAGATTTAGGCACTCGTATTAAAATCAATCCGATTTCTCAAACTGAACAAAATCAGGTTGGCCTTCACCAACTAACAGTTACGGAATTTGATCGTTTTGTAAAAATTAATCAAAGATATTTAAAAAAATTTGGATTCCCGTTTATTCTAGCAGTTCGTGGTCACAATAAAACCTCGATTTATTCATCCATGATTAATCGAGTAAACAACCCTTATCAGATTGAGTTCGAAACTGCCTTAACCGAAATTAATAAAATTACTCTTTTTAGATTGAGAGATTTATTGATGAATGAAGGGGGAGGAACGGGTATGGAAAGTCCAGCTTCAGATCGGGTAATGTTTTATGGTAAAGGTGATGTGTTTACCTACAGGACATATGCATCACCACTAAAAGATGTTAAATCGATACCAGAATCAACGGTCAGAGGGAGAGAAAATGTGATCTTTGGCGTTAATATCACGGTTGCAATTGGTGGTAAACAATTCCTGTCCTCTTTTTCTGAGGGCGACAATGGATTAGTGGTTGCGACCGATTCCATGAAAAACTTTATTCAAAGACAGCTTGCTTCATATTGTGGTTCGACTATTGATGGTTTTTTAAATGAGGTTGCCCAACAATTTCTCCAAACCTATCCACAAATGGAGACTGTCAAAATAACAGGTGAGGAAATCCCGTTTCTTTCAACAAATTGTATTACAAAACATCAGCTACAAAAAAGTGAATTAGTTTTCAAAAAATCACGAAATGAAAAATCTTTTTCTACAGTCGAAATAATCCGCAGTGGCGATACAATCAAGAGGATTTCCCATATAAGTGGTGTTAGGGAACTTCAATTAATCAAAATTAGTGGGAATTCTTTTGTGGGGTTTGTTCGTGATGAATACACCTCCCTTCCTGAAGATGACAATCGGCCCTTGTTTGTTCATTTAAATATTAGCTGGAAGTATCAGCAGGATCATGACATATTTGGCGAAAATCCTGAAAAGTATGTGTTAGCAGAACAAGTGACTGACATAGCAACTGCTGTTTTTCATGATCTTGACACCAAATCCATTCAACAATTAATTTACCAGATTGGTATACGAATCCTGGATCGTTTCCCCCAGCTGTCGGAAGTGCTATTTGAATCCCAAAATCGTACTTGGGAAACCGTTGTTGATGAAATTCCTCATTCGAAAGGTAAGGTTTACACAGAACCACGGCCACCCTATGGTTTTCAAGGCTTTACAGTAACCAAGCAGGACTTGGAAAAAGAAAAATTGTCTTCTGTCCAAAAGGAAAGTAAACGATGA
- the trpB gene encoding tryptophan synthase subunit beta — translation MSQVSQEKKGYFGEFGGSFVPSELQNVLNVLEQEFLKYKDDPDFNKELSYYLKEYAGRETPLYFAERLTNELGGAKIYLKREDLNHTGSHKLNNVLGQILLAKRMGAKRVIAETGAGQHGVATATACAMFGMECTIYMGAEDTKRQALNVFRMELLGAKVVAVTKGQARLKDAVDEAFADLVQNYESTFYLLGSAVGPHPFPQMVKHFQSVISKESKKQILEKEGKLPDAVLACVGGGSNAIGSFADYIPDKEVRLIGVEPSEAATLTEGTPGELHGFKCLVLQDEDGNPMPTYSIAAGLDYPGAGPEHSYLKTIERAEYVSVTSQEALNGFLVLSKLEGIIPALESSHAVAYALKFAPTLSKDQVIIVNISGRGDKDVEQVYEMLNKKD, via the coding sequence ATGAGCCAAGTAAGTCAAGAAAAGAAAGGTTATTTTGGAGAGTTTGGCGGAAGCTTTGTACCAAGTGAACTTCAAAATGTATTAAATGTTTTAGAACAGGAATTTTTGAAATATAAAGATGATCCAGATTTTAACAAAGAGCTTTCTTATTATTTGAAAGAGTATGCTGGCAGAGAAACCCCTCTTTATTTTGCCGAACGATTAACGAATGAATTAGGCGGAGCTAAAATTTACTTAAAACGTGAAGATCTCAATCATACAGGTTCACATAAACTTAATAACGTTTTGGGACAAATTCTTTTAGCAAAAAGAATGGGGGCAAAACGAGTCATTGCTGAGACTGGTGCAGGACAACATGGTGTAGCCACTGCAACCGCTTGCGCGATGTTTGGAATGGAATGCACCATTTATATGGGGGCAGAGGATACGAAACGTCAGGCCTTGAATGTATTCAGGATGGAATTGTTAGGCGCAAAGGTTGTTGCTGTAACAAAAGGACAAGCTAGGTTAAAGGATGCAGTTGATGAAGCTTTTGCCGACTTAGTCCAAAACTATGAAAGTACTTTTTATTTATTAGGTTCTGCTGTTGGTCCACATCCGTTTCCTCAGATGGTGAAGCACTTTCAATCTGTTATTAGTAAAGAGAGCAAAAAACAAATCCTAGAAAAAGAAGGAAAGCTTCCTGATGCAGTTCTTGCTTGTGTAGGTGGCGGAAGTAATGCGATTGGTTCATTTGCCGATTATATCCCTGATAAAGAAGTACGTTTAATCGGTGTCGAACCGTCAGAAGCAGCGACGTTAACAGAAGGAACTCCAGGTGAATTGCACGGGTTCAAATGTTTAGTACTTCAGGACGAAGATGGAAATCCGATGCCTACATATTCCATTGCAGCGGGTCTAGATTATCCGGGTGCTGGCCCAGAGCATAGCTACCTAAAAACAATTGAACGAGCAGAATATGTTTCGGTAACTAGCCAGGAAGCGTTAAATGGTTTCCTAGTATTATCAAAGCTTGAGGGGATTATTCCAGCATTAGAAAGCTCCCATGCGGTGGCCTATGCGCTCAAATTTGCTCCAACCTTGTCTAAAGATCAAGTTATTATCGTTAATATTTCCGGTCGAGGCGATAAAGATGTTGAACAAGTGTATGAGATGCTGAATAAAAAAGACTAA
- the ade gene encoding adenine deaminase yields the protein MYVALSKITYKRIIDVAAKREKADLVIKNGRVIDVFTQEIMNVDVAIVDGCFVGIGDYEGIKEIDASNKFVSPSFIDGHVHIESSMVTPPEFAKVVVPHGVTTIIADPHEIANVAGAEGIKFMLDSSEQIPLNVFIMLPSCVPATPFENSGSILLAQDLAPFYQHPRVLGLGEVMDYPSVFQGDDSMIEKLIDARMNGEKIDGHAAGLQGDDLNVYTAVGIKTDHEAVSIQEAQERLKRGMYLIIRQGSVAKDLPNLINVVTDKNSRRCLFGTDDKHIDDLISEGSIDYSIRLAIKHGIDPITAIQMASLNAAECYGLSKKGAIAPGYDADFLILDDLETIKINQVFCAGKLIAEQGDYLSESRSNTISSLRHSVKTKSINPQSLQIHFGGCTKANIIEIIPNSLITKHVIEEVDIVNGNFVPSIIKDQLKMAVIERHRNTGNIGLGIVKGLNLKKGAIATTIAHDSHNIIVAGTSDEEILTAVECLKEIGGGLTVVEGDKVLASLPLAIAGIISEHDYLTVFHQLTQINNALKSLEASQLFNPFLTLSFLSLPVIPRLKLTDLGLFDVGSFSHIKVESNY from the coding sequence ATGTATGTGGCATTGAGTAAAATTACGTATAAAAGAATAATTGACGTTGCTGCAAAACGCGAAAAGGCAGATTTGGTGATTAAAAATGGTCGGGTCATCGATGTGTTCACACAGGAGATAATGAATGTGGATGTAGCCATTGTAGACGGATGTTTCGTTGGAATTGGTGATTACGAGGGAATAAAAGAAATTGATGCTAGTAACAAGTTTGTGAGTCCTTCTTTTATTGATGGACATGTCCACATTGAGTCTTCGATGGTGACCCCACCTGAATTTGCAAAGGTTGTAGTACCTCATGGAGTGACTACAATTATTGCTGACCCACATGAAATAGCGAATGTAGCAGGAGCTGAGGGAATAAAATTCATGTTAGATTCCTCTGAACAAATTCCTTTAAATGTTTTTATCATGCTTCCTTCTTGTGTGCCTGCAACTCCATTTGAAAATTCTGGCTCTATATTACTTGCACAGGATTTAGCCCCATTTTATCAACATCCAAGAGTTTTAGGCCTTGGGGAAGTTATGGATTATCCATCCGTTTTCCAGGGTGATGATAGTATGATTGAAAAATTAATTGATGCACGAATGAACGGAGAAAAAATAGATGGTCACGCTGCAGGCTTACAAGGGGACGATCTAAATGTTTATACAGCTGTAGGGATCAAAACGGATCATGAAGCTGTTTCCATACAAGAAGCCCAAGAAAGATTAAAAAGAGGAATGTATCTCATTATTAGACAAGGATCAGTAGCCAAGGATTTACCTAACCTAATTAATGTTGTGACAGACAAAAATTCTAGACGTTGTCTTTTTGGTACCGATGACAAACATATCGATGATTTAATTAGTGAGGGAAGTATTGATTATAGTATTAGGCTGGCAATTAAACATGGAATCGACCCCATAACCGCTATTCAAATGGCCTCATTAAACGCTGCCGAATGCTATGGATTATCTAAAAAAGGTGCAATTGCGCCTGGTTATGATGCCGACTTCCTTATACTGGATGATTTAGAAACGATAAAAATAAACCAAGTATTTTGTGCTGGAAAATTAATTGCCGAACAAGGTGATTATTTAAGTGAGTCTAGGTCTAACACAATATCTTCATTACGGCATAGTGTAAAAACCAAATCAATCAATCCTCAGTCGTTACAAATCCATTTTGGGGGCTGTACAAAAGCTAATATCATTGAAATAATACCAAATAGTTTAATAACGAAACATGTGATTGAAGAAGTAGATATTGTTAATGGAAATTTCGTCCCATCGATTATAAAGGATCAATTAAAAATGGCCGTAATCGAGAGGCATCGTAATACTGGAAATATTGGACTTGGAATCGTAAAAGGTCTAAATCTAAAAAAAGGAGCCATAGCTACTACGATTGCCCATGATTCTCATAACATTATAGTTGCTGGTACTTCGGATGAAGAAATTCTAACTGCGGTTGAATGTTTAAAGGAAATAGGCGGAGGGTTAACTGTAGTTGAAGGCGACAAGGTTTTAGCATCACTGCCGTTAGCCATTGCCGGAATTATTTCTGAACATGATTACCTAACTGTTTTTCACCAATTAACTCAAATTAATAATGCCTTGAAATCATTAGAAGCGTCCCAGCTCTTTAACCCCTTCTTGACCCTTTCTTTTCTATCGTTACCGGTCATTCCAAGGCTTAAACTTACCGATTTAGGATTATTTGATGTAGGTTCTTTCAGTCATATTAAAGTCGAATCCAATTATTAG
- a CDS encoding XdhC family protein: MSDIYSVIDKISLSTKNNVLATLVQVEGSAYRKVGAWMVMVENGSQTGMISGGCVEVDLAERFDSILRENKAYLTTYNTQEEGDLIWGQGTGCKGVIKVLLEPVNNQLRENIRTLKRELNQGNDVVMIKKMTNDHEVTDYIFLTNRGHSFGSWQGSIPTSSTLADQGLHYSSADNGFLYVQHISPRPRLIVFGAGLDAIPLVDLAYKTGFNVTVADWRPAYCNAQYFPNAHNTRVGTPSELILKINPSKYDYVILMTHNFQKDEELLKILLKGELQYLGLLGSKERSRRLLKDYQTPAWIHFPVGLPIGAEGPNEIAISIVAEIIKTGRAS; encoded by the coding sequence TTGTCTGATATCTATTCTGTAATCGATAAAATAAGTTTATCTACAAAGAATAATGTATTGGCCACTCTTGTACAAGTAGAAGGTTCTGCGTACAGAAAAGTTGGTGCATGGATGGTTATGGTTGAAAATGGATCGCAAACTGGAATGATTAGTGGTGGATGTGTTGAAGTCGATTTGGCTGAGCGGTTTGACTCTATTTTACGGGAAAATAAGGCTTACTTGACTACTTATAATACGCAGGAGGAGGGCGATTTGATTTGGGGACAAGGGACGGGATGTAAGGGAGTCATTAAAGTCCTACTTGAACCAGTTAATAATCAATTACGTGAAAATATTCGTACATTAAAAAGGGAACTGAATCAAGGAAATGACGTTGTCATGATAAAAAAAATGACAAATGATCATGAAGTTACTGATTACATTTTCCTTACTAACAGAGGACATTCATTTGGAAGTTGGCAAGGATCAATTCCTACCTCATCAACACTAGCTGACCAAGGACTTCACTATTCAAGTGCAGATAATGGTTTTCTTTACGTGCAACATATCTCCCCAAGACCTCGATTAATTGTTTTTGGTGCAGGTCTAGACGCCATTCCCCTTGTAGACCTCGCTTATAAAACTGGATTTAATGTAACAGTCGCAGATTGGCGACCTGCCTACTGTAATGCTCAATACTTCCCAAATGCACACAACACTAGGGTGGGAACTCCATCTGAACTTATTTTGAAAATTAATCCTTCAAAATATGATTATGTGATTCTTATGACTCACAACTTTCAAAAAGATGAAGAACTCCTGAAGATATTGTTAAAAGGAGAACTTCAATATTTAGGTTTATTAGGTTCAAAGGAGCGAAGCCGGCGATTGTTAAAAGATTACCAGACACCCGCTTGGATCCATTTTCCGGTAGGTTTACCTATCGGGGCGGAGGGTCCAAATGAGATAGCCATTAGTATTGTCGCAGAAATCATAAAAACAGGTCGTGCATCATGA
- a CDS encoding 2Fe-2S iron-sulfur cluster-binding protein, translating to MSVEKLFPNKLKCKPIPMMPFSFTINGQKRNLDVPPTYRLVDMIRNELNLTGTKLSCGIGRCGVCAVLMNGKLVNSCLIMAYQANQAEIETIESIATKDLHPIQEAFIQEGALQCGYCTPGMIMAIKALLDQNSKPTREEIESALSGNLCRCTGYGGIIRAIERVVSVGGV from the coding sequence ATGTCGGTTGAAAAACTTTTTCCCAATAAACTCAAGTGTAAACCAATACCAATGATGCCCTTTTCCTTTACTATTAACGGTCAAAAAAGAAACCTCGATGTTCCACCTACCTATCGTTTAGTGGATATGATTAGAAATGAATTGAATTTAACAGGTACGAAATTGTCATGTGGAATCGGGCGCTGTGGAGTTTGCGCTGTCTTAATGAATGGTAAGTTAGTAAACTCCTGTTTAATAATGGCTTACCAAGCCAATCAAGCAGAAATTGAAACGATTGAAAGCATAGCGACAAAGGATTTACATCCCATTCAAGAAGCTTTTATTCAGGAAGGCGCCCTGCAATGCGGATATTGTACCCCAGGTATGATTATGGCGATAAAAGCTTTACTGGATCAAAATAGCAAACCAACCCGTGAAGAAATCGAATCGGCTCTTTCCGGTAATCTATGCAGATGTACGGGGTATGGAGGGATTATTAGGGCGATTGAAAGAGTTGTTAGCGTTGGAGGGGTCTGA
- the pucD gene encoding xanthine dehydrogenase subunit D, translating into MRLTKEASGERWNIRPDSLKKVTGELKYLTDLSFPDMLYGKVLRSPYPHANILSINIEKAKELAGVVAVITHEDVPGMNRFGLVFPDQPVLCEDRVRFVGDAVAAVAAETEDIAAHALKLIQVEYEILPIVNDPEKAILSDSIKLHPNGNILHRSSYRNREAVDQILSECYVIVEETYVTPRQMHVYMETEGGIVVPNRTGGISVYAATQHGFKDRMQLARILDLPESMIRIISSPIGGSFGGKDELNIQPYASLLAIKCGRPVKIHQTRLESVKAGLKRHPMKITMKTGANQDGTILVHQVRIWADTGAYATLGPAVLDFAVEHATGPYYIPHVDVEGVSVYTNNGVSGEFRGFGGNQVTFALESQINRLAEKLRMSPVEIREKNICDIQRIGPIGQRIVPTNGALEVLKKIASSPILQTGFGEAEEKQTLRGTGMAIAMHGGGLGFGRPDPSGARLSLTREGKIEIAFGFEEMGQGLLASIEIIMIEQLKCGKADLEIIIGDTDLVPISGSSTASRATNMLWQGIKRMKDPWCQQLLIEASSLTGIPLERLRMGPNGVWDTDDNNAPIITFQEIANQVEKLPSITSFYQFPTTPDATVGGHYLYTFGAVAVEVEVDKLTGKVKVTKIDHAVAAGPIVNPMGYLGQIEGGGVMAIGFTLMEDAVMEKSKYVTENLDTYLIPTICDVPPITSVEAIETLLEGDHFGPRGVGEIGTVSVAPAITAAIQNATTFQANKLPISAEEILMVFQQQNLNAIFS; encoded by the coding sequence ATGAGATTAACTAAGGAAGCGTCGGGAGAAAGGTGGAATATTCGGCCGGATAGTCTCAAAAAAGTGACAGGAGAATTGAAATATTTAACTGATTTATCTTTTCCAGACATGCTGTATGGGAAGGTTCTAAGGAGTCCTTATCCACATGCCAACATCCTTTCAATTAACATAGAAAAAGCAAAAGAGTTGGCAGGTGTGGTAGCGGTGATCACGCATGAGGATGTTCCAGGGATGAATCGATTTGGTTTGGTATTCCCAGACCAACCGGTATTGTGTGAAGATCGGGTCCGTTTTGTGGGTGATGCAGTCGCAGCGGTTGCTGCAGAAACTGAGGACATTGCGGCACATGCTCTAAAGTTAATTCAGGTTGAATATGAAATTTTGCCCATTGTTAACGATCCAGAAAAGGCCATTCTTAGTGATAGTATCAAACTGCATCCAAATGGGAATATTCTTCATCGCTCCTCTTATAGAAATAGAGAGGCTGTGGATCAGATCCTTTCGGAATGTTATGTCATCGTTGAAGAAACTTATGTTACACCAAGGCAAATGCATGTTTATATGGAAACCGAAGGTGGAATAGTTGTTCCAAATCGAACAGGAGGCATTTCTGTTTATGCGGCAACGCAGCATGGATTTAAGGATCGGATGCAATTGGCGCGGATCCTTGATCTTCCTGAAAGTATGATTCGGATCATATCCAGTCCGATTGGGGGCTCCTTTGGTGGAAAGGATGAGTTAAATATTCAACCGTATGCATCACTGCTTGCAATCAAATGTGGGCGACCAGTAAAAATCCACCAAACTCGATTGGAATCTGTAAAGGCAGGTCTAAAAAGGCACCCAATGAAAATAACAATGAAAACCGGAGCAAATCAAGACGGAACGATTTTAGTACATCAAGTTAGGATATGGGCTGATACTGGTGCCTATGCCACCTTAGGCCCTGCAGTATTAGATTTTGCAGTTGAGCACGCAACCGGCCCATATTACATTCCTCATGTTGATGTAGAAGGGGTTTCTGTTTATACAAATAATGGAGTTTCAGGCGAGTTTAGAGGGTTCGGTGGTAATCAAGTTACCTTTGCCTTAGAATCTCAAATCAATCGCCTTGCAGAAAAATTAAGGATGTCACCAGTAGAAATTCGCGAAAAAAATATTTGCGATATTCAGAGGATTGGGCCAATCGGGCAACGCATTGTACCAACTAACGGGGCTTTAGAGGTTCTAAAAAAAATTGCCAGTTCACCCATTCTCCAAACAGGTTTTGGTGAAGCTGAAGAGAAGCAAACTCTTCGAGGAACGGGAATGGCCATCGCTATGCATGGTGGTGGTCTAGGCTTTGGTCGCCCAGACCCTTCAGGTGCCCGACTCTCCTTAACAAGAGAGGGGAAAATCGAAATTGCCTTTGGCTTTGAAGAAATGGGTCAAGGTCTCCTAGCATCAATTGAAATCATTATGATAGAACAATTAAAGTGTGGAAAAGCGGACTTAGAAATTATTATTGGAGATACCGACCTAGTGCCAATATCTGGATCGTCTACGGCTTCACGAGCAACAAACATGCTTTGGCAGGGGATAAAAAGGATGAAAGACCCCTGGTGTCAGCAATTACTTATCGAAGCTTCGAGTTTAACGGGAATTCCGCTTGAGCGATTACGAATGGGACCAAATGGTGTCTGGGACACAGACGATAATAATGCCCCAATCATCACTTTTCAAGAGATTGCAAACCAAGTAGAAAAACTGCCTTCGATTACCAGCTTTTATCAATTTCCGACGACCCCTGATGCCACTGTGGGTGGCCATTATTTATATACCTTTGGTGCTGTGGCAGTTGAAGTCGAGGTGGATAAACTAACTGGCAAAGTTAAAGTGACCAAAATCGATCATGCTGTGGCTGCTGGACCGATTGTTAACCCGATGGGATATTTGGGGCAAATAGAAGGCGGCGGGGTAATGGCAATTGGTTTTACGTTAATGGAGGACGCAGTAATGGAGAAAAGTAAATATGTAACTGAAAATCTAGATACCTATCTCATTCCGACCATTTGTGATGTACCACCCATAACATCTGTTGAAGCTATCGAAACTTTACTTGAAGGAGATCATTTTGGGCCAAGAGGAGTTGGGGAAATCGGAACAGTATCCGTGGCCCCAGCTATAACAGCAGCAATCCAAAACGCCACGACCTTTCAAGCTAACAAGTTACCAATATCAGCCGAAGAAATACTAATGGTTTTTCAACAGCAGAATCTTAATGCCATTTTTTCTTGA
- a CDS encoding FAD binding domain-containing protein yields the protein MMGSCQIDKLFSRVEVPVQLEDAWKLGQTENTCFVSGGTLLQANWEMGLAPPVNIISLESIAEMRTIVPIILDGEKYIKIGALTTLTEGLQDPLIIKNAGILSAACKNIAAPAVRNRGTIGGNIASGIGDSIPALLALDTKLIIYENNRSFTVALEEWLNQRSTSIICSILIPTNKVEVDMKKYFRKVGRRETFTAALVTVSAGCSVGNDNRLKDVRLAIGGGQHRPKRLVENELLLEGTIATPDLLKSVYSTIFEEIESYNDTFATAKYRRTVATNLFISFLKECIA from the coding sequence ATGATGGGTTCATGCCAAATTGATAAGCTGTTTTCAAGAGTGGAGGTACCCGTTCAACTTGAGGATGCTTGGAAACTTGGCCAAACAGAAAACACCTGTTTTGTCTCTGGAGGAACTCTCCTCCAGGCAAATTGGGAAATGGGGTTAGCTCCTCCTGTAAATATTATTAGCTTAGAATCAATCGCAGAAATGCGCACCATAGTTCCAATCATATTGGATGGCGAAAAGTATATCAAAATAGGTGCTCTTACAACCTTGACTGAAGGGCTCCAAGATCCGTTAATCATAAAAAACGCTGGTATTCTCTCAGCTGCTTGCAAGAATATTGCTGCACCTGCGGTCCGTAATCGGGGAACTATCGGAGGGAATATAGCAAGCGGAATTGGTGATAGCATCCCTGCCTTACTTGCGCTTGATACTAAATTGATTATTTATGAAAATAACCGTAGTTTCACCGTTGCCCTGGAGGAATGGCTAAACCAGAGATCCACTTCAATCATCTGCTCCATCCTTATTCCCACTAATAAAGTGGAAGTAGATATGAAGAAATATTTCCGGAAAGTGGGACGAAGGGAGACTTTCACCGCAGCGTTAGTAACGGTTTCAGCTGGTTGCAGTGTCGGGAATGACAATCGTTTAAAAGATGTTCGACTAGCAATTGGTGGAGGACAGCATAGGCCGAAACGTCTTGTTGAAAATGAGTTACTGTTAGAAGGAACGATTGCCACTCCTGATTTATTGAAAAGTGTGTACAGCACTATTTTTGAAGAGATTGAATCATATAATGACACCTTTGCCACTGCTAAATATCGGAGAACAGTGGCAACGAACCTATTCATATCATTTTTGAAAGAATGTATAGCCTAA
- a CDS encoding 5'-deoxyadenosine deaminase — translation MKILIKNAEIITMNRENEVIHGDLLIANDRIVKIGKNIQATEVDKMIDGSGKTVIPGFVQTHIHLCQSLFRGQADDLELLDWLKEKIWPLEASHDQESVYYSALLGIGELIQSGTTSIIDMETVHHTDAAFQAMAKSGIRVISGKVMMDNGQGVPHQLLETTNDSIQQSVDLLEKWHNFDNGRIQYAFCPRFVVSCTETLLTQVRDLSDYYNVKVHTHASENLDEIAMVEQERGMRNIVYLDHLGLASPKLILAHCVWLNEEEKKIIKDRGIKVSHCPASNLKLASGIAEVPDLLKREIPLSLGADGAPCNNNLDMFNEMRLASIIQKNIHGPTVMNAETVFRMATIGGAEAMGLEGEIGSLEEGKKADIVIMNLNDFHCYPSFGVNPISRIVYSATRADVETTIINGKIVMENRFMKTIDKNSVLHESDQSIKRLLKRVADF, via the coding sequence GTGAAAATCCTAATAAAGAATGCCGAAATCATTACGATGAATCGGGAAAACGAAGTGATTCACGGTGACTTGTTAATTGCGAATGATCGGATTGTAAAAATAGGGAAGAACATACAAGCCACAGAGGTAGACAAAATGATTGATGGATCAGGAAAAACAGTCATTCCCGGTTTCGTTCAAACCCATATCCACCTCTGCCAGTCTTTGTTTCGTGGTCAAGCAGACGACTTAGAACTATTGGATTGGTTAAAGGAGAAAATCTGGCCCCTCGAAGCGTCTCATGACCAGGAGTCGGTATATTACTCCGCCCTTCTCGGTATTGGTGAATTAATCCAAAGTGGTACGACCTCGATTATTGATATGGAGACCGTTCATCATACGGATGCCGCCTTTCAGGCGATGGCCAAAAGTGGGATTCGGGTTATTTCTGGAAAAGTCATGATGGATAATGGGCAGGGAGTTCCCCATCAATTGTTAGAAACGACGAATGACTCCATCCAGCAAAGTGTAGATCTCCTAGAGAAGTGGCACAATTTTGATAATGGAAGAATTCAATATGCTTTTTGTCCCCGTTTCGTTGTTTCATGCACAGAAACATTACTAACCCAAGTAAGAGATCTTTCGGATTATTACAATGTAAAAGTGCATACACATGCTTCGGAAAATCTTGATGAAATAGCAATGGTGGAACAAGAAAGAGGTATGAGAAATATTGTTTATCTTGATCATCTCGGCTTGGCGAGTCCTAAGCTCATCCTTGCTCATTGTGTATGGCTAAACGAAGAGGAAAAAAAGATTATTAAAGATCGGGGTATCAAAGTAAGTCATTGTCCAGCATCTAATTTGAAATTAGCATCAGGAATAGCGGAAGTTCCTGATTTACTAAAACGTGAAATTCCGCTTAGTCTTGGTGCAGATGGTGCTCCTTGTAATAACAATTTGGATATGTTTAATGAAATGAGACTAGCTTCAATTATCCAAAAAAACATCCATGGACCAACAGTCATGAATGCCGAAACTGTTTTTCGGATGGCAACAATCGGTGGTGCTGAAGCAATGGGCCTTGAAGGAGAAATTGGTAGTTTAGAAGAAGGGAAAAAGGCTGATATCGTGATTATGAACTTAAATGATTTTCATTGTTATCCATCCTTTGGAGTGAATCCCATATCTCGCATCGTCTATTCGGCAACGAGAGCGGATGTTGAAACCACGATTATTAATGGAAAAATCGTGATGGAAAATCGATTCATGAAAACTATTGATAAGAACAGTGTTTTACATGAGTCAGATCAGTCTATTAAAAGACTTTTAAAGCGAGTAGCTGATTTCTAA